GAAAGCTCGATCAACGGAGCCAGTTCGACGAGCTACGACTTCAGTGATCTCGAGCGCGGATCCGATCTCGACATGGACGAACTCGAGACGTGGCTGAAAGACGACCTTTACGAGATAAACGCGCTCGTCAAGAAAGACGTTGAGCCGGTAACAGAAGAGCGAGTCGAGTTCCTGAGTGGGGACTCGCCGTTCAGGGAGTTGGAAAAAAACGTCTTAGCGTTCGAAGACGAGATCATGGCGACGGGGTCGTACGATAACGTTCCGGACCTGATTCGAATGGCGGTTCGACAGGCCTACTTCGACAGCCTCACCGATCGGATCGAGGAGATGGCAGAGTTCCACGAGGAGACGGTCGAGGACGTCGACGACGCGATGTCCACCGGTGATGGTGCACTCGACGACTCCCTCGGGTTCATTCAGGATATCTTCGCCGGGGATGTCGAGGAACGCAACGGTCATCTCGAGGGATCGGCGCTCATGGAAGAGATGGAGTTTGAAGTCTCCGGGTCACCGACGTATATGGACCTCGAGACGGTCGACAATAGTGAAGTGCCGTCGGTTCGTCCGCCGGGCTCTACGGTGATGGATAACGATATCGCCGGCGAGCACGCGGCGCTCGGAGCCGAATACAACCAGCGGCTTCCGACACCCGGGCTGCCGCTGATTCCGTGGCCACCGGCGCTGTACGTCTTGCAACTTAATAGCTACAATCTCGATCTCGAGGGCGAGTACTCTCGGTTCGAGATCAGTGCGACGGCGGGTGGTCCAGCCAACGGTGAGAGTACGACATACGTTCGCGATCGGATGGATGTTGACATTGATCTCGGAAACGGTAACGAGCGGAAAATCGGCGAGGTCGAACCGATCGAGTTCGACACCTCCCTCGAAATCGTGATCATCATGCCCGGGCTCATGCCGATGCAAACGGGTGCGCCGCCGAATACCGGCGATCCATCGTTCGCAGATCCTGATGAAATCGGGTTCAGTGAGTTATTGGGAGCGATCGAGGATGCTCTCGATGAAGACGAGGCAGCAGCGCTGGGTCCATCTGAAGACAGTACCGAATACGACGATATAGGGCCACAGTGATCTATCAGCTGGAATTAGATTAATTCAGCGAAATTTTCGATGGATGCACAAAAACTCCGTTCTCATGAAACCAGTAGTTCTGTCATGCTAACCGATTTACACACCAACAAATACGACACCCGCGACATAGGAAGTTCCGGCGTCGTCGAGATACGCCCGGCTGATTGAGGGAGCGAAGCTTCCTCTCCGTTTATTATGGGGAGGAGATCACTACTGGTCGTTACGGTTCAAGTGTTACGATAACTTGACCGGTATTACTGTTGATGGTTAGTACGATAGAATCCTCGAGAACCGCATACCCCTCAACCATAGATCCGTGGAGACTTGTCTCTATGTGATCGAGTGTATACGTCGTCCACTGTTCCGCTCCCGTTTCTGGATCGAGAGCATGCAGATGTGTATATCCAAGATCACGCCAGATATAGAGCGTATCATCTGAGACGAATGGTTGAAGCCCATTTGGGCCGTTTTCAATATTTCCAGACTTCCATTCCTCGGGTTCTTCACCGGTATCTAACTCTGTGGCGTACACTGCCGGATAGTTGTATGTCCCTCCAGAATAGACAACTCCGTTTGCAATCGACGGTGGAGCAGTGTTTGCTGGGTGTGTCTCTTCTGTTTTCTCGAACTCAGCCACTGTTTCTGAATTACCTGTTTCTGCATCGATTGCCGTAACACTGGCTGGGTCGTGAGTGTATATTGTTTTGTCCTGTACCATCAACGAAAACCCTGACCGGATATTCCCCGATGGTGAATACGTCATCAGTGACTCATCTTCGAAGACATCGAAGGCCAACGCCTCGTAATCGTTTCCGTTGTTCGTACGCCGGATTACAAAGAGTGTTCCATCGTCTCCAACCGCGATATCTTCTGTTCCACTGGCTTCGTTCTCCCAGATAATGTCCTCGTCGTCGGTATCAATCGCGTACAGCTCTCCGTCGTTGTTGACGTACACGATCCCGTCGAAGACTCGAATGTCACCAGCGTACAACGACCCGAGTTCGATGGACCACAACTCCTCGCCTTCGTCCGGGTCAATCGCGTAGAGTTTGTCGGTGAGGAAATACACGGCGTCGTCGGTCACTGCTGGTGTCGTCGGATCCCATTGGGGGTTCGACGGTGCTCGTGGCGGTAGTTCGGCCTCAAACGTCCACTCGATTTCGCCGCTCGCTAGATCGACTGCGTGCAGCGTTGGGGTTTCGTCGGCGACGACAATTAGTCCGTGATCGACGACGGGAGCCGACAACGTCACATCTTCTACTTCGGTCGTCCAACGTTCCTCGAGGGGGCCATCGGGACCGCTCCGATCGTCGGCGACCATCTGATTGTCGGCGGTAAACCGGTCCATTGGCCACGAACCGCTCGCTGTTTCAGTGGACTCGCCGTTGTCAGTTTCCTCCGTCTCGTCGTCTTCATCGTCACCATTGCCGGTCTCCGACTCGTCGTCACTGCTCATACAGCCGGCAAGTGTTGACAGACCCACCGTTGCACCGCCACAGACGGCGAGCCACTGTCGGCGTGTTCGATTCGATCGCTCTTCCATCTTATACGAACTATCTGAACCAATCAACTAAATATGTTCTCACACGGAGATATTGTCTTCAAAACGTATGCTATGGTCGAAGACGGAGCGGTCATCTCGAAGGATCGGCACTCATGGACGAGATGGAGTTCGACGTCTCCGGGTCGCCGAGAATCTGGGCCTCGAGACGCTCGACGAGCGAGACGGACGATGAGCGGACGGGCAACCGTTACTCGAGCAACTCGTCGCGCAACATCGGGATGAACGTCCCGATGTCGGTCACCATACCGATGGCCTGTGCGCTGCCGCGGTCGAGCAGTTGGGTGACGGTTGCGGGATTGATGTCGACGCAGACGGTTTTGGTGGTCGAAGGGAGGCAGTTCCCGACGGCGACGGAGTGCAACAGCGTCGAGAGCATAAGCACGAGATCGGCCTCCTGGGCCTGCTCGCGGATCGCGTCCTGGGCCTCGAGCGAGTCGGTGATCGTGTCCGGCAGCGGCCCGTCGTCGCGGATCGAGCCCGCGAGGACGTAGGGAACCTCGTTTTCGATACACTCGTACATCACGCCCTCGTCGATGATCCCGTCGTCGACGGCGGCTTCGATCCCGCCGAGGCGGGCGATTTCGCTGATCGTGTAGATGTGGTGTTTGTGGCCCTTTCGCGGGTGCTCTAAACTCTCCGTGTCGACGCCCAGCGACGTGCCGTAGAGGTCCCTCTCCAAGTCGTGGACGGCAAAGCCGTTCCCGGCGCTCAGGCCGTCGATGTAGCCCGCACGGACGATGTCGGCCAGCGCGTTCCGCCCTCCGGAGTGGACGATCGCCGGGCCGCAGACGACGAGCACGTTGCCGTCGTTCTCGCGTACCTCTCGCATCTCGTTGGCGATCTCCTCGATCAGCGACGCGGAGGGGCGTTCGCTCGAGACCCCGCCCTGCATGAACCCAAAGGAGCCGCCGCCGTTCCGGGGCCGTTCGGGCGGTTCGACGCGAATACCCGTCTCGCCGGTGACGACGAGGTCGCCCTCCTCGACGGCGTTGAGGACTTTCGTGTACACGCGCGTGCCGTCATCGCTTTCTCCGTCGTCGGCATCGTCGCCGTCGCCGACTTCCTGTGGGTACTCCGGACCCGCTCGTTCGACGATCAACGCACAGTCCATCTCGACGTCCTCGACCTCGACGTACTCGCCGTCGACGCGGACGTAGGTCGGGTGGTTCGTCGTCGAGTAGAACTCGACCGGGACGACCCCGTCCTCGGGGGCCGCCTCGAGCGTCGCGTCCCGCGGATCGGCCACGGTCGCGCCCTGTTGGTTGAGTTCGTGGAGGATGGCCCGAAGTTCCTCCTCGGTCTCGGCCATCACCCGCATCCGGCAGTACGTCTCGGCGTGCTTGTGGCGGCCGACCTCGAACTCCTCGACCTCGAACTCGCCGCCCATATCCATCACGACCCCGAAACACATGCCCATCGTCCCCGAGTCGATGATGTGCCCCTCGAGTTCGACGGTTCGCGCAACTGTCATCGGTGATGGGTTGGCGACCAGGGACCGTGAATGTGTGCGTTGTGGGCCGACGAGCCAGCGATTCGGCGTCGGTCACTGATCGTTGTCGGATGGGATCGTCGGTGGACGATTCCTTTTGGTTACCGACTGCCTATTGTGAGTGGCAATCACGGATTCCCACACGCAGCGCTGATTGTCGATATCGGCTTCGCATCGTTATCCCTCGAGTGACTGATATTCCCCACAGAACGCTTGAAGCGGTATTTCAGGGAGGTTGATAGCTGCGCCAACACTTTTGTACGTTTCCGACGACAGCAAGCACAACGTGTCGAACCATACTCCTACCCCCACGACCGTCGAGCTCTGGATCCGATCGTTTACGCCCACCAGCGCGGGACCCACCCAAAAACGCGCCCTCGAGCGACTCGAGGAACTCGAGTCGAGCGACCCGATCGAGTCGGTCGAGGTCGGCGTCTGGGGCAAAGAAATCGAACAGACGGACCACGCCTTTCGGATCCCACAGCTCCAGCGAATCGAAACGCGCCTCGAAGCGTTCGAGCGGTGGGCGGCTTCCACCGGCCGACAGCTCGATCCGTTCTTCCGGAACGCACATATCGAGTCGACGATAACCGGGAACTCTCACGATGTCTGGCGGCTCCCGACGGTCGCGCTTGCGGAGTTCGACGAGGACGGCGAACTGCTTCACGTTGCGCCGTGTCAGGCCGGCGAGCGAACGATCGACGTCTTCGACCGGTTCGAAGCGCTCCTCGAGCGTACGGACCGGAATTTGACCGTCGACGGTGATCGCCGACGGGACGAGGTGACGACCGACCGACCGTCCGGCCACACTGTCAGCTACGGACGGGGCCGTATCGAACCGTTCTCACCGAGCTCCGACTGACGACTGTCGATCGACCGTGGGGGGTCGTTCGTTCTCCAGCGTCCACTCGCTCTCGAGCCGACTCTGAAATACTGCACCTACAGTACGGCTATCGGAACGTTCACTACCGTCGTGGACAATTACTATGCCATTACATAGCATACACCGCGTATGGTGAGCGAATCAGTCACGTTCGGTCCGTCACGGTGTCGAAACTGCGGCTTCGAAGCCCCCGGCGGTGACGATGCCTGGCGTCGGATCGATGTCCCGAAGCTGGGTCGAATGACTCAGTGTCCCGACTGCGAGAGCACGGACGTTATCACGAGCCGATAAAGACGCCGTTGGACGGGCGGGAACGAATGCGGACAGACTCTTGAGTCTCTCGCCCGTAGGATGCGTATGGAACACGACGCTGACGAGCAATCCCGAGACCGCCAGTCCGACGCCGACCTCCCATCGAGCGACGCCGAGTGGCGAGCGGAACTGAGCGAGGAACAGTACCGAATCCTGCGCGAGGCCGGGACCGAAGCCCCGTTCAGCGGCGAGTACGTCGACCACAAGGACGACGGCAGCTACACCTGTGCCGGCTGCGGGACCGAGCTGTTCGACTCGGAGACGAAGTTCGAATCCGGCTGCGGCTGGCCGAGTTTCTACGACGCCGACGACGACATCGTCGAGACCCGACCGGACAACAGCCACGGGATGCAACGCACCGAGGTCCTCTGTGCGAACTGCGGCGGTCACCTCGGTCACGTCTTCGAGGACGGTCCCGAACCCACCGGAAAACGCTACTGTATCAACTCCGCGGCACTCGAGTTCGACGACGAGTAGTTGATCGACGATCGGTTCTCTGGAACTGGTGCTTAGTGGTTGGGCTTACTTGTCGGTCACGTGATCGGCGTGAATGCGATAAAATAAGCGTTCTGCCGTCGCTGGCGGTGGTGAGTGCCACGTCCTCCCCAACCGATTCGCTCGCGCCAGAAGCGCTCATTCATCCAAAGGAAGACGCTCCGCGTCTTCCACGCAGTCGCTCGTCGCACTCACGACGACCTCTGCCGAGGAGTTGCGACAGGGGGTCACCGTCGAGGACGTCCAGGGCGACCAGGACGTCCAATCCGAGGATCAGGAGCCGATCATCGGCGAGGTTGCGACGATCTGCGGCGACGAACCCGACGGACCGGAGGTCGAACTCAAAAACGGTGTCGTCGGTCACGTGCAGTCGATCCGTCCCGACGAATAACACCTCCCCTCGCTCGTTTTCACCGCTTCAGTGCCGCGCCGAGACGCGCTCTGACCCGCCTGCCGGCCCAATCGATATCCGGCGCGCCGTCGATATCGAACCATGGCCGACTCGAGTCTCTCCTCACTTGTCCGAGATGTCGCCGCGGTCGCTCGCGAACGACAGATCAGCGTCAAGTCCGCGGGGCTGGCCTACCACGGGTTCAATACGCTGGTCCCGCTGGTCATCCTGGCCCTCGTCGCCGTGACGCTCGCCGACGCATTCGAGCCCTTGGTGACCGCACTGGAGTCGGCGGCGGGTCTCGAGGGCGTCGTGACGGACGAGGGTCTCGAGGAAATGGCCGGCAGCGGGGCCGACCGGATGCGAGCGGCGTTGCTCGCGTTGATTATTTTGCTGTGGAGCGCAGTCCGGCTGTTTCAGGCAGTCAACAGCGCGTTTACGGACGTCTACGGCTCCCGGAAGCGCGAATCGTACGTTAACACGGCCGCGACGGTGACGCTCGTGACGGCGCTCAACGTCGTGTTCGTGACGGCGACGCTCGCGATCGGTGTGGCGCTGGTCAGCGTCGTCGGAATCAGCTTCTCGATACTGGTTGGGGGTGTCCTGGCGACGGCCGCTAGCGCCGTAGTCCTTGCGGGCCTCTTGCTGGCAGTCTTTCTCCCGATGTACTACTTCTTCCCCCAGCCCGACGTCTCGGTCGGCGAGGTCCTACCGGGAACGGCGTTCGCCGCCCTCTCGTGGACCGTCCTGGCGGTCAGCTTCAGAATCTACGTCGCGACCTCCGAGAGCATCGCACTCTTCGGTATCGCCGGCGCGATCCTGATCATCCTGACGTGGGTCTACCTCGGCGGGCTCTGTCTCCTGCTGGGAGCCGTCCTCAACGCCGTCCTCGCGGACCACGTCGACCCCGAAGACGGGTGGGTTCCGATGCGAGAAGTGTGGCAGAAGTACGCCTGATGGACCATTCGTTTGGCGAATCGATGGGTTCTACCACCTCGCGTCCGTATACGAGACGAATGGCTCCCGAAGGGACCGCCGACGACGCGCGAGTACTCGCCGTCGGATTCGACGCCGAGCACGCGGGAACGGCCACGGGCTGGTGGACGGACCGAACGGAAACCACGACCGAGAGTATCGGCGACATCGAGACGGTTTCGAGCATAGCCGCGGCTCTCGAGGCGCTCGAGGAACGCCCCGTTGACTGCGTCCTGACCGCTCAGACGCTGTCGGACGGGAACGGAATCGATCTCGTCGAGCGGATTCGCGAGCGCGATCCCGATCTGCCGATCGTCTACGCCGCACGTGACGGTGACGAATTGCTCGCCGCCGAGGCCGTCGCGGCGGGGGCGACGGAGTACGTCCCGAGCGAGTGGTCCGGAACGGCTCTCACAGCGGCGCTCGAGCGGGCAATCGAACGGGGGACGGATCGACGTAACTGTCGGGCGCGAGCGCGCCAGTTCGGCGCGGTGTTCGACGACCCGGGGACGTACGCGTGGGTGTTGGACCCCGACGGCAGCGTTCGACGGGCCAACGAGCCCGCACTCGAGGCGATCGATGTCCCCGAGGCCGACGTGCGCGGACGGCCGTTTCCGGAACTGGTGTGGTGGCAGCGTGTCGAAGCCGGGCCGACGAGACTCCGGAGTGCGGTCGAACGAGCGGCGAACGGAACGGTCGTCCATCGGGAGGTGGAGATCCACGTCGGCGATGTGAACGGGCTCAGTGACGAGTCGGCCGGGAACGACGACGGCTCAGAGCCGCAACCGCGAACCCTCGAGGTGACGGTTCGTCCGGTTCGAGACGATTCGGATACCGTCGTCTCGCTGCTCGCGCAGGCGAGCGATGTCACCGAACGCGCCGAACTCGAACAAGAGCTACGCGAGTCCGAGGAACTGCACCGCGTGACGCTGAACAATATGACCGACACGATCCTCATCACGAACGACGCGGGCGAGTTTACCTACGTCTGCCCGAACGTCCACTTCATCTTCGGGTACGACGACGACGCGATCCACGAGATGG
Above is a window of Natronorubrum tibetense GA33 DNA encoding:
- the msrB gene encoding peptide-methionine (R)-S-oxide reductase MsrB yields the protein MEHDADEQSRDRQSDADLPSSDAEWRAELSEEQYRILREAGTEAPFSGEYVDHKDDGSYTCAGCGTELFDSETKFESGCGWPSFYDADDDIVETRPDNSHGMQRTEVLCANCGGHLGHVFEDGPEPTGKRYCINSAALEFDDE
- a CDS encoding HTH domain-containing protein encodes the protein MSNHTPTPTTVELWIRSFTPTSAGPTQKRALERLEELESSDPIESVEVGVWGKEIEQTDHAFRIPQLQRIETRLEAFERWAASTGRQLDPFFRNAHIESTITGNSHDVWRLPTVALAEFDEDGELLHVAPCQAGERTIDVFDRFEALLERTDRNLTVDGDRRRDEVTTDRPSGHTVSYGRGRIEPFSPSSD
- a CDS encoding ornithine cyclodeaminase produces the protein MTVARTVELEGHIIDSGTMGMCFGVVMDMGGEFEVEEFEVGRHKHAETYCRMRVMAETEEELRAILHELNQQGATVADPRDATLEAAPEDGVVPVEFYSTTNHPTYVRVDGEYVEVEDVEMDCALIVERAGPEYPQEVGDGDDADDGESDDGTRVYTKVLNAVEEGDLVVTGETGIRVEPPERPRNGGGSFGFMQGGVSSERPSASLIEEIANEMREVRENDGNVLVVCGPAIVHSGGRNALADIVRAGYIDGLSAGNGFAVHDLERDLYGTSLGVDTESLEHPRKGHKHHIYTISEIARLGGIEAAVDDGIIDEGVMYECIENEVPYVLAGSIRDDGPLPDTITDSLEAQDAIREQAQEADLVLMLSTLLHSVAVGNCLPSTTKTVCVDINPATVTQLLDRGSAQAIGMVTDIGTFIPMLRDELLE
- a CDS encoding PQQ-binding-like beta-propeller repeat protein gives rise to the protein MEERSNRTRRQWLAVCGGATVGLSTLAGCMSSDDESETGNGDDEDDETEETDNGESTETASGSWPMDRFTADNQMVADDRSGPDGPLEERWTTEVEDVTLSAPVVDHGLIVVADETPTLHAVDLASGEIEWTFEAELPPRAPSNPQWDPTTPAVTDDAVYFLTDKLYAIDPDEGEELWSIELGSLYAGDIRVFDGIVYVNNDGELYAIDTDDEDIIWENEASGTEDIAVGDDGTLFVIRRTNNGNDYEALAFDVFEDESLMTYSPSGNIRSGFSLMVQDKTIYTHDPASVTAIDAETGNSETVAEFEKTEETHPANTAPPSIANGVVYSGGTYNYPAVYATELDTGEEPEEWKSGNIENGPNGLQPFVSDDTLYIWRDLGYTHLHALDPETGAEQWTTYTLDHIETSLHGSMVEGYAVLEDSIVLTINSNTGQVIVTLEP
- a CDS encoding YihY/virulence factor BrkB family protein, producing the protein MADSSLSSLVRDVAAVARERQISVKSAGLAYHGFNTLVPLVILALVAVTLADAFEPLVTALESAAGLEGVVTDEGLEEMAGSGADRMRAALLALIILLWSAVRLFQAVNSAFTDVYGSRKRESYVNTAATVTLVTALNVVFVTATLAIGVALVSVVGISFSILVGGVLATAASAVVLAGLLLAVFLPMYYFFPQPDVSVGEVLPGTAFAALSWTVLAVSFRIYVATSESIALFGIAGAILIILTWVYLGGLCLLLGAVLNAVLADHVDPEDGWVPMREVWQKYA